The following coding sequences are from one Triticum aestivum cultivar Chinese Spring chromosome 5A, IWGSC CS RefSeq v2.1, whole genome shotgun sequence window:
- the LOC123105923 gene encoding beta-amylase 2, chloroplastic → MALNLTHQTGAAGIAATPAPGARASVFAAASPAAAAAASSVVAQAQASSLRMQTQLVEPAQPQAQEMFQAMAPDQQQQGEAEHPDAGGEEARKVGVPVFVMMPLDTVRKDGSALNRRKAMQASLAALKSAGAAGIMVDVWWGIAESEGPGQYNFAGYIELMEMAKKAGLKVQAVMSFHQCGGNVGDSVNIPLPKWVTEEMDQDQDLAYTDRCGRRNYEYISLGADALPALKGRTPIQCYADFMRAFRDHLAPYMGNTICEIQVGMGPAGELRYPSYPESNGTWSFPGIGEFQCYDRYMRASLKAAAEAVGRPEWGNAGPEDSGSYNQWPEDTGFFRRDGGWNTDYGQFFMSWYSQMLIEHGERILSACSSVFTGSTGVKVSIKVAGIHWHYGTRSHAPELTAGYYNTRNHDGYLPIARMIARHGAVLNFTCVEMRNHEQPQDAQCMPEALVSQVAGAAKEAGVGLAGENALPRYDETAHDQVLATAAEKAEEDRMVAFTYLRMGPDLFQPDNWRRFAAFVKRMTETGVRDVSREQVEREAHNVAHATQGVIQEAAVALCN, encoded by the exons aTGGCCCTCAACCTGACCCACCAGACCGGCGCTGCAGGCATCGCGGCCACCCCGGCGCCGGGCGCGCGCGCTTCGGTGTTCGCGGcggcctcgcccgccgccgccgccgccgccagctccgTCGTGGCGCAGGCGCAGGCGAGCAGCCTGAGGATGCAGACGCAGCTGGTGGAGCCCGCGCAGCCGCAGGCGCAGGAGATGTTCCAGGCCATGGCGCCCGACCAGCAGCAGCAGGGCGAGGCCGAGCACCCGgacgcgggcggcgaggaggcgcgcAAGGTGGGCGTGCCGGTGTTCGTGATGATGCCGCTGGACACGGTGCGCAAGGACGGCAGCGCGCTGAACCGGCGCAAGGCGATGCAGGCGTCCCTGGCGGCGCTCAAGAGCGCGGGCGCGGCCGGCATCATGGTGGACGTGTGGTGGGGCATCGCCGAGAGCGAAGGCCCCGGCCAGTACAACTTCGCCGGCTACATCGAGCTCATGGAGATGGCCAAGAAGGCCGGGCTCAAGGTGCAGGCCGTCATGTCTTTCCACCAGTGCGGCGGCAACGTCGGAGACTCAGTCAA CATACCACTTCCGAAATGGGTGACGGAGGAGATGGACCAGGACCAGGACCTGGCGTACACGGACAGGTGCGGCCGCCGGAACTACGAGTACATCTCGCTGGGCGCCGACGCGCTCCCGGCGCTCAAGGGCCGCACCCCCATCCAGTGCTACGCCGACTTCATGCGCGCCTTCCGCGACCACCTCGCGCCCTACATGGGCAACACCATCTGCGAGATCCAGGTCGGCATGGGCCCCGCCGGCGAGCTCCGCTACCCCTCCTACCCGGAGAGCAACGGCACCTGGTCCTTCCCCGGCATCGGCGAGTTCCAGTGCTACGACCGCTACATGCGCGCCAGCCTCAAGGCCGCCGCCGAGGCCGTGGGCAGGCCCGAGTGGGGCAACGCCGGCCCCGAGGACTCGGGCAGCTACAACCAGTGGCCCGAGGACACCGGCTTCTTCCGCCGCGACGGAGGATGGAACACCGACTACGGCCagttcttcatgagctggtactcGCAGATGCTGATCGAGCACGGCGAGCGCATCCTCTCCGCCTGCTCCTCCGTCTTCACcggcagcaccggcgtcaaggtctCCATCAAGGTGGCCGGCATCCACTGGCACTACGGCACCCGCTCCCACGCCCCCGAGCTCACCGCCGGCTACTACAACACCAGGAACCACGACGGGTACCTGCCCATCGCGCGCATGATCGCCCGCCACGGCGCCGTGCTCAACTTCACCTGCGTCGAGATGCGCAACCACGAGCAGCCGCAGGACGCGCAGTGCATGCCCGAGGCGCTCGTCAGCCAGGTGGCCGGCGCCGCCAAGGAGGCCGGCGTGGGCCTCGCCGGCGAGAACGCCCTGCCCAGGTACGACGAGACGGCGCACGACCAGGTGCTGGCCACCGCCGCCGAGAAGGCCGAGGAGGACCGCATGGTCGCCTTCACCTACCTCCGCATGGGCCCCGACCTCTTCCAGCCCGACAACTGGCGCCGCTTCGCCGCCTTCGTCAAGCGCATGACGGAGACCGGCGTCAGGGACGTGAGCCGGGAGCAGGTGGAGCGCGAGGCTCATAACGTCGCCCACGCCACCCAAGGCGTCATCCAGGAGGCCGCCGTCGCCCTCTGCAACTAA
- the LOC123101791 gene encoding uncharacterized protein, whose translation MEIPEQTNPCAICLGGTGAGGGQAIFTAECSHTFHFSCISASVRPLCNATLVPLSSARASFPRSPAAASNKTVVVKTHNEYPAVARDSSSDNFAVLVHIQAPRMTDITAAGGDPPRAPVDLVTVLDVSHSMSGQKLTLLKQAMRFVIANLSPDDRLSVVSFNMKARRVTRLVRMSEAGKALSVSAVESLTAGGCTDIAEGLRMAAMVLDQRRHRNAVSSVMLLSDGQDNYIMMRHQESSGVQANDYEDLVPTTFTRTCADGEWSVPIHTFGFGNDHDAAAMYIIAEATGGTFSFVENEAVIQDAFAQCVGGLLSVVVQEARIVVACVHPGVRVMSLKSGSYESRIDKDGRAATVWVGELYADEERHFLLILTVPRAEATVGDTTALLNVSFSYRDAATGADVSVSAKDTVVARPEHAADAERSVEVEWERVRVDAAEDIVAARAAAQRGEHQEAAAILKNHQRAVALSEAARDGAPVTVALEAELQEMRRHVSNRQSYALSGRAYMLSGMSAHQQQRATSRQMNLVDEISVESMAAPAAAPPVKLASNEPTLSYATPAMRAMLLRSRRAREASAEGRSYKLKKNMQEAPNTLRPPPPPPPVRIGQAESPTVVFDDDEQVGPASGPPADNRSPAAASNEAVVVKTQSEYPAIARDSSSDNFAMLVHVQAPGMTKIMAAGGDTSCAPVDLVTVLDVGGSMRGYKLALLKQAMRVVIANLGPDDRLSVVSFSSVARRRTKLTRMSETGKALSVSAVESLMAGGGTNIAEGLRVAAMVLDQRRHRNAVSSVLLLSDGPGPSSVQANNYEELIPPVFAHTGVDCEWSTPIHTFGFGNDHDAAAMHVIAEATGGTFSFIENEAVIEDAFTQCIGRQLSVMVQEARIAVACVHAGVRVMSVKSGSYESRIDEDGRAATVWIGELYAEEERRFLLSLAVPRAEATNGDTATLVKVVFSYRNAATGAGVSVTTEDTVVARPEHAPNASERSVEVERERIRVEAAEDFAAARATAERGDHREAVKILNNRQCAVALSQLSRDDDPVIMALEAELWGMCRCVANRRQI comes from the exons ATGGAGATCCCTGAGCAG ACCAATCCCTGCGCGATCTGTCTCGGTGGCACGGGCGCCGGCGGTGGGCAGGCCATCTTCACGGCGGAGTGCTCCCACACGTTCCACTTCAGTTGCATCTCTGCCAGCGTCCGCCCGCTCTGCAACGCC ACACTCGTCCCGCTTTCCTCCGCTCGTGCATCATTCCCCCGCTCACCAGCCGCCGCATCGAACAAAACAGTTGTCGTCAAGACGCACAATGAATACCCGGCCGTCGCCAGGGATTCGTCCAGCGACAACTTCGCCGTGCTCGTTCACATCCAGGCTCCCAGGATGACCGACATCACGGCGGCCGGTGGCGACCCGCCGCGCGCGCCGGTGGACCTCGTGACGGTTCTCGATGTGAGTCATAGTATGAGCGGGCAAAAATTGACGCTGTTGAAGCAGGCCATGCGGTTCGTCATCGCCAATCTCAGCCCCGACGACCGCCTCTCCGTCGTGTCCTTCAACATGAAGGCGCGCCGGGTGACCAGGCTCGTGCGCATGTCGGAGGCCGGCAAGGCCCTGTCCGTGAGCGCCGTGGAGTCCCTCACGGCGGGCGGCTGCACCGACATCGCCGAGGGGCTCCGTATGGCAGCCATGGTACTCGACCAGCGCCGACACAGGAATGCCGTCTCGAGCGTCATGCTCCTCTCCGATGGCCAGGACAACTACATCATGATGAGGCACCAGGAGTCGTCCGGCGTCCAGGCCAACGACTACGAGGACCTCGTCCCGACCACCTTCACGCGCACGTGTGCTGACGGTGAATGGTCAGTGCCAATCCACACTTTCGGCTTCGGCAATGACCACGACGCGGCCGCGATGTACATCATCGCCGAGGCTACAGGCGGCACGTTCTCGTTCGTCGAGAACGAGGCGGTGATCCAGGACGCGTTCGCACAGTGCGTCGGCGGGCTGCTCTCTGTCGTGGTCCAGGAGGCTCGCATCGTTGTCGCGTGTGTGCACCCCGGGGTCCGTGTCATGTCGCTCAAGTCCGGCAGTTACGAGAGCCGCATCGACAAGGATGGCCGCGCCGCTACGGTCTGGGTCGGGGAACTATACGCTGATGAGGAGAGGCATTTCTTGCTGATCCTGACCGTGCCAAGAGCCGAAGCGACAGTCGGTGACACCACCGCTCTGTTGAATGTGTCATTCAGCTACAGAGATGCGGCGACCGGCGCGGACGTGAGCGTGTCGGCCAAGGATACAGTGGTGGCGAGGCCGGAGCACGCGGCGGACGCGGAGCGGTCGGTGGAGGTTGAGTGGGAGCGTGTCCGGGTAGATGCGGCCGAGGACATCGTGGCGGCGAGGGCAGCAGCTCAGCGGGGCGAGCACCAAGAGGCGGCGGCGATACTCAAGAACCACCAACGTGCAGTGGCGCTGTCAGAGGCGGCGCGCGACGGCGCCCCCGTGACCGTGGCGCTAGAGGCCGAGCTGCAGGAGATGCGCAGGCACGTGTCGAACCGGCAGAGCTACGCGCTGTCGGGTAGGGCGTACATGCTCTCCGGCATGAGCGCACACCAGCAACAACGCGCTACCTCGAGGCAGATGAATCTGGTGGATGAGATCTCGGTGGAATCTATGGCCgcaccggcggcggcgccgccagTAAAGTTGGCATCGAACGAGCCGACATTGTCGTACGCGACACCGGCTATGCGCGCCATGCTGCTGCGCTCGCGGAGGGCACGGGAGGCATCAGCCGAGGGCAGAAGCTACAAGCTGAAGAAGAATATGCAGGAGGCTCCGAACACG CTacgtccgccaccgccgccgccacccgtgcGTATCGGGCAGGCTGAGTCGCCTACGGTCGTCTTCGATGACGACGAGCAGGTTGGTCCAGCCTCTGGGCCACCAGCTGACAACCGGTCACCAGCCGCCGCGTCGAACGAAGCAGTTGTCGTCAAGACGCAGAGCGAGTACCCAGCCATCGCTAGGGATTCGTCCAGCGACAACTTCGCCATGCTCGTGCACGTCCAGGCTCCCGGGATGACCAAGATCATGGCGGCAGGTGGCGACACGTCGTGCGCGCCCGTGGACCTTGTGACAGTTCTTGACGTCGGTGGCAGCATGAGAGGGTACAAGTTGGCGCTGCTGAAGCAGGCCATGCGGGTCGTCATCGCCAATCTCGGCCCTGATGACCGCCTCTCCGTCGTGTCCTTCTCCTCCGTGGCGCGCCGCCGAACCAAGCTCACGCGCATGTCAGAGACCGGGAAGGCCTTGTCCGTGAGCGCCGTGGAGTCCCTCATGGCGGGCGGCGGCACCAACATTGCTGAGGGGCTCCGTGTGGCAGCCATGGTACTCGACCAACGTCGGCACAGGAACGCCGTCTCTAGCGTCCTGCTCCTCTCCGACGGCCCAGGGCCGTCCAGCGTCCAGGCCAACAATTACGAGGAGCTCATCCCGCCCGTCTTCGCGCACACGGGCGTTGACTGTGAATGGTCAACACCGATCCACACGTTCGGCTTCGGCAACGACCACGACGCGGCCGCGATGCACGTCATCGCCGAGGCGACGGGCGGCACGTTCTCATTCATCGAGAACGAGGCGGTGATCGAGGACGCGTTCACCCAGTGCATCGGCAGGCAGCTCTCTGTCATGGTCCAGGAGGCTCGCATCGCCGTCGCGTGCGTGCACGCCGGGGTCCGCGTCATGTCGGTCAAGTCTGGCAGTTATGAGAGCCGCATCGACGAGGACGGCCGCGCCGCCACGGTCTGGATCGGGGAACTCTACGCCGAGGAGGAGAGGCGTTTCTTGCTGTCTCTGGCCGTGCCAAGAGCTGAAGCAACAAACGGCGACACCGCTACTCTGGTGAAAGTGGTGTTCAGCTACAGAAACGCGGCGACCGGCGCGGGCGTGAGCGTGACAACGGAGGACACAGTGGTGGCGAGGCCGGAGCACGCGCCGAACGCATCGGAGCGGTCGGTAGAGGTGGAGCGGGAGCGCATCCGGGTGGAGGCGGCAGAGGACTTCGCGGCGGCAAGGGCAACGGCGGAACGGGGCGACCACCGAGAGGCGGTGAAGATACTCAACAACCGGCAGTGTGCAGTAGCGCTGTCACAGTTGTCGCGCGACGACGACCCCGTGATCAtggcgctggaggccgagctgtGGGGGATGTGCAGGTGCGTGGCGAACCGGCGGCAAATTTGA